One window of Desulfovibrio subterraneus genomic DNA carries:
- a CDS encoding glycoside hydrolase domain-containing protein: MLSEGMTVAQIPVQVDVLPYDLPETPDFIVEMNSYGDWTRLLAPTVANYHAIHRLFRHFRSTFTLVPYRQDGSAVLPFLEPVVKGYTGGIAMDWQDFLKANGPLFDGTAFADGHPLSHFLLPFRYGWPVHGARDGDPRLAELRRNAGLRQAMRAFFAEKGWVTEKERPHTRFQEFHNENPEHGSNGPWFMDEPRTQQDMEGHALYTSFKVDGFPAYRVDISDWRRVRNGLERMGSYVDDWYISVNPAYLDGEALAIFRDLQGQRGSDAANQEGWLFGYGELAGFVRDGKAVSHAALVAALCRYWSMDLDGYAQWITDLWKPANEPELPPEARPLYFANAGGARTLFWPGTYLGVDGPLPSLRLFSVRQAVQMIDTASLVCRRHPERCKAVRERLASLSSEDERENRMYMQGLQTILTEHGEQ; this comes from the coding sequence ATGCTTTCGGAAGGCATGACCGTTGCGCAGATACCTGTGCAGGTTGATGTGCTTCCCTATGACTTGCCCGAGACGCCGGACTTTATTGTAGAGATGAACTCTTACGGTGATTGGACGCGTCTGCTGGCACCAACAGTGGCAAACTATCACGCGATTCATAGGCTGTTCAGGCATTTCAGAAGCACGTTCACTTTGGTTCCGTACAGGCAGGACGGTTCAGCGGTGCTGCCGTTTCTTGAGCCTGTCGTGAAAGGCTATACTGGCGGTATTGCCATGGATTGGCAGGATTTTCTGAAGGCCAACGGACCACTCTTTGATGGCACAGCCTTTGCGGATGGACACCCGCTTTCGCATTTTCTATTGCCCTTCCGGTATGGTTGGCCCGTGCACGGGGCTCGGGATGGTGATCCGAGGTTGGCAGAACTCAGGAGAAATGCCGGATTGCGACAGGCCATGAGGGCGTTCTTTGCAGAGAAAGGGTGGGTAACTGAAAAGGAAAGACCACATACACGGTTTCAGGAGTTCCATAATGAGAATCCTGAACATGGTTCCAACGGCCCATGGTTTATGGATGAACCGCGAACTCAGCAGGATATGGAGGGACATGCCCTGTATACCAGCTTCAAAGTTGATGGATTCCCTGCGTACAGGGTGGATATCTCCGATTGGCGGCGTGTTCGCAATGGGCTGGAGCGTATGGGCAGTTATGTGGACGATTGGTATATTTCAGTAAATCCGGCCTATCTGGATGGGGAAGCCCTTGCCATATTTCGTGATCTTCAAGGGCAGCGAGGTTCGGATGCTGCAAATCAGGAGGGCTGGCTGTTTGGCTATGGTGAGCTGGCCGGATTTGTCAGGGACGGCAAAGCCGTTTCACATGCGGCGCTGGTTGCAGCGTTGTGCCGATATTGGAGCATGGATCTGGACGGCTATGCCCAATGGATAACTGACCTGTGGAAGCCTGCCAACGAGCCCGAATTGCCGCCGGAGGCACGGCCTCTGTATTTTGCCAACGCGGGTGGGGCCCGCACACTTTTTTGGCCCGGAACGTATCTGGGCGTAGATGGTCCATTGCCCTCCTTACGGCTGTTCTCTGTCAGGCAGGCCGTGCAGATGATTGATACGGCATCGTTGGTATGCAGACGACATCCTGAACGATGCAAGGCTGTGCGGGAGCGGTTGGCTTCACTTTCGTCTGAAGATGAGCGTGAGAATCGAATGTATATGCAGGGATTGCAGACGATACTTACGGAACATGGGGAGCAATAA
- a CDS encoding glycosyltransferase family 4 protein, with translation MNIVQVCKYFYPKVTGVTSYVHSLSAALARRGHRVTVLTWGDADEEQQMDGFRLIRVGGRSREGLAAALAQLSGEGVADVVNTHGIWEHVPVVSGWCRKNMVPHVVTMHGTWMFLHTTDAYATLRGRLWYGLLYKKILWPRIMRRAAAAIVLNAQEEDMARHWALVQNCIHRIPNAVDTAMFTPALLSPEITGEASSVSENKRLQVVFAGALQSQKGLFTVLRAAERLNAAGTPVHWTICGGGPEEARARQIIADCGLENCVLLAGAVPRECMPQTYRDAGVVVLPSYGEPFGTVYLEAMASGVPCIGCRSGGTPEIICDGETGYLIEYDDDQALAERVSALAADVALRRRMGEAGRKRAEALFAWETVTSHLEDVYAQVSR, from the coding sequence ATGAACATAGTGCAGGTCTGTAAATATTTCTACCCGAAGGTAACAGGCGTAACATCTTATGTGCACAGCCTTTCTGCTGCTCTGGCGCGCAGGGGACACAGGGTGACCGTGCTCACATGGGGCGACGCTGATGAAGAACAGCAGATGGACGGTTTCCGGCTCATCCGTGTGGGAGGACGCAGCAGAGAAGGCCTTGCAGCGGCACTGGCACAGCTTTCCGGAGAAGGCGTTGCAGACGTGGTGAACACGCACGGCATATGGGAGCATGTTCCTGTGGTGTCCGGTTGGTGCAGAAAGAATATGGTGCCACATGTGGTGACGATGCATGGCACATGGATGTTTCTCCACACTACGGATGCATACGCAACTCTTCGTGGGAGGCTGTGGTACGGGCTGTTGTATAAGAAAATCCTATGGCCGCGTATCATGCGCAGGGCAGCCGCTGCTATTGTGCTTAATGCTCAGGAAGAAGACATGGCCCGTCACTGGGCCTTGGTGCAGAATTGTATCCACCGCATCCCCAATGCCGTAGATACAGCGATGTTTACCCCTGCGCTACTGTCTCCCGAGATAACGGGAGAGGCCTCTTCCGTATCGGAGAATAAGAGGTTGCAAGTGGTTTTTGCCGGAGCTTTGCAGAGTCAGAAAGGGCTATTCACGGTGCTCCGGGCAGCAGAACGGCTGAACGCCGCTGGGACTCCCGTGCATTGGACTATATGTGGAGGAGGTCCGGAAGAAGCACGGGCCCGACAGATTATTGCAGACTGTGGGCTTGAAAACTGTGTGCTTCTGGCTGGTGCCGTCCCCAGAGAATGTATGCCGCAAACGTATAGGGATGCAGGCGTTGTTGTCCTGCCTTCGTATGGCGAGCCTTTCGGTACTGTCTATCTGGAGGCCATGGCTTCGGGAGTTCCTTGCATTGGTTGCCGAAGCGGTGGCACGCCGGAGATCATCTGCGACGGTGAAACAGGCTATCTTATTGAATACGATGATGACCAAGCCTTGGCGGAACGGGTCAGCGCGCTTGCAGCAGACGTAGCTTTACGCAGACGTATGGGCGAGGCTGGACGGAAGCGGGCCGAAGCTCTTTTTGCATGGGAGACGGTAACCTCACACCTTGAGGATGTGTATGCGCAGGTTTCCCGTTGA
- a CDS encoding glycosyltransferase family 4 protein — translation MRIVVDARVLSLPEVRGIASYLMEILRAWPDVHAGAQRDEFVLFTEDPIPDDRCCSSADVRVVQVPSIRGSRFRVWDWYCLPAALNTRGYDLLWTPANTSLPVGGLAQVCTIHDTIVQECLSPRSLFERFVQRVVFPYWARRYADRVITVSNFSAGRIAKVFGYKAEQITVVPNGATFAELCFDSPEVARVFLREKLGITLRYILAFGAESPWKNTQGVLDAFRLVAAVNPDIGLIIAGLQPRALPEFSGLVEALGLQERVTLLPFTDRTTRDALYQGAEVFLYPSLFEGFGLPPLEAMAAGTPVVASNAASIPEVVGDAAVLVNAREADEIADALLRVLESVEIRAALVDAGRRNIRRFTWGECAQRHRAVFAEMVDKRGPRKG, via the coding sequence GTGCGCATAGTCGTGGATGCAAGAGTGCTGAGCCTGCCCGAAGTTCGGGGTATTGCCAGCTATCTCATGGAGATTTTGCGGGCCTGGCCCGATGTGCATGCAGGTGCACAGCGTGACGAGTTTGTGCTCTTCACTGAAGACCCAATTCCCGATGATCGTTGCTGCTCTTCGGCGGATGTGCGAGTGGTGCAGGTGCCTTCCATCCGCGGGAGCCGTTTCAGGGTATGGGATTGGTACTGCCTGCCCGCTGCACTGAACACCCGGGGCTATGATTTGCTGTGGACGCCGGCCAATACATCTTTGCCCGTTGGCGGCCTTGCACAGGTATGTACCATCCATGACACCATCGTACAGGAATGCCTGTCGCCCCGATCCCTGTTTGAAAGGTTTGTTCAACGCGTCGTATTCCCATATTGGGCAAGGCGTTATGCGGACAGGGTCATCACCGTCAGCAATTTTTCTGCGGGACGTATTGCTAAGGTCTTCGGATACAAGGCGGAACAGATTACCGTTGTGCCTAACGGTGCCACCTTTGCGGAATTATGCTTCGATAGTCCCGAAGTGGCTCGCGTTTTTCTCCGCGAGAAGTTGGGCATTACGCTTCGTTACATTCTTGCCTTTGGTGCTGAAAGCCCATGGAAAAACACGCAGGGAGTTTTGGATGCTTTCAGGCTTGTGGCTGCAGTGAATCCGGATATCGGACTGATCATCGCGGGGCTGCAGCCCAGGGCGCTGCCCGAGTTTTCCGGATTGGTGGAGGCCTTGGGATTGCAGGAGCGTGTGACACTGTTACCTTTCACGGACAGGACAACGAGAGATGCTCTGTATCAGGGGGCTGAGGTGTTCCTGTATCCCTCGCTGTTTGAAGGCTTCGGGCTTCCTCCGCTGGAAGCCATGGCTGCTGGCACTCCGGTTGTTGCCTCCAACGCGGCGAGCATACCGGAGGTGGTAGGCGACGCGGCTGTGTTGGTAAATGCTCGCGAGGCGGATGAAATCGCAGACGCTCTCTTGCGTGTTCTGGAGAGTGTGGAAATCAGAGCGGCATTGGTGGATGCCGGACGGCGGAATATCCGACGTTTTACATGGGGTGAGTGTGCTCAGCGGCACAGAGCGGTATTTGCGGAGATGGTCGATAAGCGAGGACCCCGAAAGGGATGA
- a CDS encoding glycosyltransferase, which translates to MKEERTEKRRGEAMQMRCTRLAQGITGWLSSLQVTDDGYDTGGIRDPLSGVVAGEHYSASHFAWVQLLMRNQPDGLLRVQAAKRALDFHVRTAPDEYAPRSWDYHWDFNNLAFAASFGLLREKLGADERDRYTVAMMTWRTNPHHAVNWVAMRSLAAAFRYALLGLQEDALQAVHWLEFVLSAQLADGGIEDVKGQSLPSQYHAYSACLLHMLLEPAPARPEAGESAVDAATSSSVSLAGLLEKASFTAVEARVRKAVIAAARWLLAICGPDGEMNALGRGQGQIFGYACAVYLFRAAMQLDTAKAGEYLWAAESVLSRMERFVRRDGSLPLVLHTLPDAERAGWYDYHHGSVYNAFAALWLQKAAMLPDGERFLAEQRAEQPATGVTHLPESGLLVIRGRSYFALFSRGHAGAGYATEAGITPHLLMVGEQVLFRYPQGPAAGKYGERCLHKGQTANIWAPVWTVPYTEEGTLKVASADRYQGAVSKGVDILWNAPAGAHGSLSKLSEQCWLLRLEAHGAVWERRLTVGADHLEADDTFTLSGTLGKSGISGGMEGNGAVQVRRVNVSLPEAIGSGSAGSTFRLSFFSGNREYPEMREQVVAAGGVMRVYATEQLVSRAGKTKTIHDGWRLRMRSGAETGKIPPVVTLSWDPWSRLWKRKQRLMHSLWQRHGQRVSYVEPAVRMTDVIAHGRELTGSDEYSRRLRRGLRPFGTSMGDGLTVHSPLLPLPFARTFPKIAEVNARFWLSQIGKVVKNTATKEGYILWVYHPSQLEAVEAYGAGASLVVYDWTDDWVAALPDSFSDAYRTELASRQQALLRRADVIFAVSEELARRASEHCPWVHYLPNGTDTATFAPVERGTREGRPEIVYLSQITERLDVALFRELAQASPQWDFRLIGPVVCDPAIVTPLHELPNVILTGAMPYAEAASATARADVCILPHVVDSLTATLDPIKLYDYLATGNPVVSTAVAMHPALREYVHIASDAESFRRAIAAALTEDGAARSIRRQAVMAHSWEARADELHHILGSYFGGEPCA; encoded by the coding sequence ATGAAAGAAGAACGGACGGAAAAACGCCGGGGCGAGGCAATGCAGATGCGGTGTACCCGTCTGGCACAGGGCATAACAGGGTGGCTGTCCTCGCTGCAGGTTACCGATGACGGTTACGATACCGGTGGTATCCGTGATCCGCTGTCAGGCGTTGTGGCCGGAGAACATTATTCCGCCAGCCATTTTGCGTGGGTACAGCTCCTGATGCGGAATCAGCCAGACGGTCTTCTGCGGGTGCAGGCGGCAAAGCGGGCTCTGGATTTTCATGTGCGCACAGCACCGGATGAATATGCGCCTCGCAGTTGGGATTATCATTGGGACTTCAATAATCTGGCCTTTGCCGCATCGTTTGGCCTGCTGCGAGAGAAGCTGGGCGCAGACGAACGGGACCGTTACACCGTTGCCATGATGACATGGCGAACGAATCCGCATCATGCGGTCAACTGGGTTGCGATGCGTAGCCTCGCCGCTGCTTTTCGCTACGCCCTTTTGGGCTTGCAGGAAGATGCCTTGCAGGCCGTGCATTGGTTGGAATTTGTACTGAGCGCACAGTTGGCTGATGGTGGCATAGAGGACGTGAAAGGACAAAGTTTGCCCAGCCAGTACCATGCCTACAGTGCCTGTCTGCTGCATATGCTGCTGGAGCCAGCGCCCGCACGTCCGGAAGCTGGAGAGAGTGCTGTGGATGCGGCAACATCTAGTTCGGTATCTTTGGCCGGATTGCTGGAAAAGGCCTCTTTCACTGCTGTGGAAGCAAGGGTACGCAAGGCTGTGATTGCCGCAGCCCGCTGGCTGCTTGCCATATGCGGTCCGGATGGCGAAATGAATGCCCTCGGCCGTGGGCAGGGTCAAATATTCGGGTACGCATGTGCCGTATATTTGTTTAGAGCTGCCATGCAACTGGATACTGCCAAGGCCGGAGAATACCTGTGGGCTGCAGAATCGGTACTGAGCCGGATGGAGCGTTTTGTGCGGCGGGACGGTAGCTTGCCTCTTGTGCTGCATACGTTGCCGGATGCTGAGCGTGCCGGTTGGTACGATTATCACCATGGCTCGGTGTACAACGCGTTTGCGGCTCTGTGGCTGCAAAAGGCAGCCATGTTGCCGGACGGAGAGAGATTTTTGGCAGAACAGCGGGCAGAACAACCCGCCACCGGAGTGACGCATCTGCCGGAATCCGGCCTGCTGGTTATTCGCGGCAGATCATATTTTGCCTTGTTCAGCAGAGGACATGCCGGAGCCGGTTATGCCACCGAGGCGGGGATTACTCCGCATCTGCTGATGGTGGGGGAACAGGTGCTGTTCAGGTATCCGCAGGGGCCGGCAGCAGGAAAATACGGGGAACGTTGTCTTCACAAGGGGCAGACCGCCAACATATGGGCTCCTGTCTGGACTGTCCCCTATACGGAAGAGGGGACTCTGAAAGTAGCCTCTGCTGACCGTTATCAGGGGGCTGTTTCAAAGGGAGTTGACATTTTGTGGAATGCGCCTGCCGGTGCGCACGGCAGTCTCTCCAAACTCTCGGAACAATGCTGGCTGTTGAGGTTGGAAGCGCATGGAGCAGTGTGGGAGCGTCGCCTGACCGTGGGGGCAGATCATCTGGAAGCGGATGATACGTTCACCCTTTCCGGTACGCTCGGCAAGTCCGGTATCTCTGGGGGCATGGAGGGCAATGGTGCGGTGCAGGTGCGTCGTGTTAATGTCAGTCTGCCGGAAGCTATCGGGTCGGGCAGCGCCGGGAGTACGTTCCGTCTGTCCTTCTTCTCCGGTAATAGGGAATATCCTGAAATGCGGGAGCAGGTTGTGGCCGCAGGTGGAGTGATGCGGGTGTATGCAACGGAACAGCTTGTTTCCCGTGCGGGCAAGACCAAAACTATTCACGACGGTTGGCGGTTGAGAATGCGCTCCGGGGCGGAAACCGGCAAAATTCCCCCCGTTGTCACGCTCAGCTGGGACCCCTGGAGCCGTTTGTGGAAGCGCAAGCAACGACTCATGCATTCTCTCTGGCAGCGGCACGGACAGCGGGTCTCCTATGTGGAGCCGGCCGTGCGGATGACGGATGTTATTGCCCATGGAAGAGAGCTCACGGGGAGTGACGAATACAGCAGGCGACTCAGACGCGGGTTGCGGCCTTTCGGCACAAGCATGGGAGATGGTCTTACAGTGCACTCACCGCTTCTGCCTTTACCTTTTGCCCGTACATTCCCGAAGATTGCAGAGGTCAATGCCCGTTTCTGGCTGAGCCAGATCGGCAAGGTGGTGAAGAACACTGCTACAAAAGAGGGGTATATCCTCTGGGTGTACCATCCCTCACAACTGGAAGCCGTGGAAGCCTATGGCGCAGGTGCGTCCCTTGTCGTCTACGACTGGACGGACGACTGGGTCGCGGCCTTGCCGGATTCTTTTTCCGATGCGTACAGGACAGAGCTGGCAAGCAGACAGCAAGCCCTGCTGCGCCGAGCGGATGTGATCTTTGCCGTTTCGGAGGAACTGGCCCGTCGTGCTTCAGAGCATTGTCCGTGGGTGCACTATCTGCCTAACGGTACTGATACGGCTACCTTTGCTCCGGTGGAGCGGGGGACGAGGGAAGGGCGGCCTGAGATCGTGTATCTCTCCCAGATTACCGAGCGGCTGGATGTTGCCCTGTTCAGGGAGTTGGCGCAGGCCTCTCCCCAGTGGGATTTCCGTCTTATTGGCCCTGTCGTATGTGATCCGGCTATTGTGACCCCCCTGCATGAGCTGCCCAATGTCATTCTCACCGGTGCTATGCCGTATGCCGAGGCAGCCAGCGCCACGGCACGGGCGGATGTATGTATCCTGCCCCACGTAGTAGACTCGCTGACCGCCACCCTCGATCCCATTAAGCTCTATGATTATCTGGCAACGGGGAATCCAGTGGTATCCACGGCTGTGGCCATGCATCCCGCCCTCAGGGAATACGTGCACATTGCCTCCGATGCGGAAAGCTTCAGGCGAGCCATCGCAGCTGCCCTGACAGAGGATGGAGCGGCTCGCAGCATTCGCAGGCAGGCAGTCATGGCGCATTCATGGGAGGCAAGAGCGGATGAACTTCATCATATTCTGGGCAGTTATTTCGGGGGCGAGCCGTGCGCATAG